A window from Lytechinus pictus isolate F3 Inbred chromosome 9, Lp3.0, whole genome shotgun sequence encodes these proteins:
- the LOC129268483 gene encoding DNA damage-binding protein 1-like: MYGRIEVLKLYKPPGQPKALLFVLTAKYNACILECVTENGTEEIITKAQGNVQDRIGRPSETGPIGIIDPECRMIGLRLYDGLFKIIPLDRDNKELKAFNIRFVIIVQLLQKIVLLFVSPA; the protein is encoded by the exons ATGTATGGACGCATTGAGGTCCTCAAACTTTACAAACCTCCT ggacaGCCTAAGGCCTTGTTATTTGTGTTGACAGCCAAGTACAATGCCTGCATCTTAGAGTGTGTGACAGAGAACGGAACAGAAGAAATCATCACAAAAGCACAAGGAAATGTTCAG GATCGGATTGGTCGGCCTTCAGAAACTGGACCAATAGGAATCATTGATCCAGAATGCCGTATGATTGGATTAAGACTATACGACGGTCTCTTCAAGATCATCCCACTTGACAGAGATAACAAGGAACTCAAGGCTTTTAACATCAGGTTTGTAATAATTGTGCAGCTGCTGCAAAAGATAGTTctactttttgtctcacctgcatag